One window of Opisthocomus hoazin isolate bOpiHoa1 chromosome 15, bOpiHoa1.hap1, whole genome shotgun sequence genomic DNA carries:
- the CEP20 gene encoding centrosomal protein 20 isoform X1 yields the protein MATVAELKAVLKDTLEKRGALGEIKARIRAEVFNALEDRSEPRPPLSHENLLINELIREYLEYNKYKYTSSVLTAESGQPEVPLDRQFLAKELNIVEDANGKSVRPLLYGIISHFLHGGREESTQNTHPKVSLLKYPKQNLGKLPAERNQKDGIPEPGRMAGMSIAEPLVLQSINR from the exons ATGGCGACGGTGGCGGAGCTCAAAGCAG TTTTAAAGGACACGCTGGAAAAAAGAGGTGCTCTCGGAGAAATCAAAGCAAGGATCCGGGCTGAAGTTTTTAATGCTCTGGAGGACCGAAGTGAACCACGGCCACCACTGTCTCATGAAAATCTCTTAATCAATGAACTAATTCGTGAATACCTGGAATACAACAAATACAAATACACATCATCTGTTTTAACTGCAG AATCTGGCCAGCCGGAAGTGCCCTTGGATAGACAGTTTCTTGCCAAAGAGCTGAACATAGTTGAAGATGCAAATGGAAAATCAGT CAGACCGCTTTTGTACGGAATTATCTCTCATTTCTTACATGGTGGTAGAGAAGAAAGTACGCAGAATACCCATCCAAAAGTGTCTTTGCTGAAATATCCAAAGCAGAACCTTGGCAAACTACCTGCTGAGAGAAATCAAAAAG atgGAATTCCAGAACCAGGAAGAATGGCTGGCATGAGCATCGCAGAGCCCCTAGTTTTGCAAAGTATAAACAGATGA
- the CEP20 gene encoding centrosomal protein 20 isoform X4, translating into MATVAELKAESGQPEVPLDRQFLAKELNIVEDANGKSVRPLLYGIISHFLHGGREESTQNTHPKVSLLKYPKQNLGKLPAERNQKDGIPEPGRMAGMSIAEPLVLQSINR; encoded by the exons ATGGCGACGGTGGCGGAGCTCAAAGCAG AATCTGGCCAGCCGGAAGTGCCCTTGGATAGACAGTTTCTTGCCAAAGAGCTGAACATAGTTGAAGATGCAAATGGAAAATCAGT CAGACCGCTTTTGTACGGAATTATCTCTCATTTCTTACATGGTGGTAGAGAAGAAAGTACGCAGAATACCCATCCAAAAGTGTCTTTGCTGAAATATCCAAAGCAGAACCTTGGCAAACTACCTGCTGAGAGAAATCAAAAAG atgGAATTCCAGAACCAGGAAGAATGGCTGGCATGAGCATCGCAGAGCCCCTAGTTTTGCAAAGTATAAACAGATGA
- the CEP20 gene encoding centrosomal protein 20 isoform X5 — protein sequence MATVAELKAVLKDTLEKRGALGEIKARIRAEVFNALEDRSEPRPPLSHENLLINELIREYLEYNKYKYTSSVLTAESGQPEVPLDRQFLAKELNIVEDANGKSV from the exons ATGGCGACGGTGGCGGAGCTCAAAGCAG TTTTAAAGGACACGCTGGAAAAAAGAGGTGCTCTCGGAGAAATCAAAGCAAGGATCCGGGCTGAAGTTTTTAATGCTCTGGAGGACCGAAGTGAACCACGGCCACCACTGTCTCATGAAAATCTCTTAATCAATGAACTAATTCGTGAATACCTGGAATACAACAAATACAAATACACATCATCTGTTTTAACTGCAG AATCTGGCCAGCCGGAAGTGCCCTTGGATAGACAGTTTCTTGCCAAAGAGCTGAACATAGTTGAAGATGCAAATGGAAAATCAGTGTAA
- the CEP20 gene encoding centrosomal protein 20 isoform X2: MATVAELKAVLKDTLEKRGALGEIKARIRAEVFNALEDRSEPRPPLSHENLLINELIREYLEYNKYKYTSSVLTAESGQPEVPLDRQFLAKELNIVEDANGKSVPLLYGIISHFLHGGREESTQNTHPKVSLLKYPKQNLGKLPAERNQKDGIPEPGRMAGMSIAEPLVLQSINR; the protein is encoded by the exons ATGGCGACGGTGGCGGAGCTCAAAGCAG TTTTAAAGGACACGCTGGAAAAAAGAGGTGCTCTCGGAGAAATCAAAGCAAGGATCCGGGCTGAAGTTTTTAATGCTCTGGAGGACCGAAGTGAACCACGGCCACCACTGTCTCATGAAAATCTCTTAATCAATGAACTAATTCGTGAATACCTGGAATACAACAAATACAAATACACATCATCTGTTTTAACTGCAG AATCTGGCCAGCCGGAAGTGCCCTTGGATAGACAGTTTCTTGCCAAAGAGCTGAACATAGTTGAAGATGCAAATGGAAAATCAGT ACCGCTTTTGTACGGAATTATCTCTCATTTCTTACATGGTGGTAGAGAAGAAAGTACGCAGAATACCCATCCAAAAGTGTCTTTGCTGAAATATCCAAAGCAGAACCTTGGCAAACTACCTGCTGAGAGAAATCAAAAAG atgGAATTCCAGAACCAGGAAGAATGGCTGGCATGAGCATCGCAGAGCCCCTAGTTTTGCAAAGTATAAACAGATGA
- the CEP20 gene encoding centrosomal protein 20 isoform X3, whose amino-acid sequence MATVAELKAVLKDTLEKRGALGEIKARIRAEVFNALEDRSEPRPPLSHENLLINELIREYLEYNKYKYTSSVLTAESGQPEVPLDRQFLAKELNIVEDANGKSVEESTQNTHPKVSLLKYPKQNLGKLPAERNQKDGIPEPGRMAGMSIAEPLVLQSINR is encoded by the exons ATGGCGACGGTGGCGGAGCTCAAAGCAG TTTTAAAGGACACGCTGGAAAAAAGAGGTGCTCTCGGAGAAATCAAAGCAAGGATCCGGGCTGAAGTTTTTAATGCTCTGGAGGACCGAAGTGAACCACGGCCACCACTGTCTCATGAAAATCTCTTAATCAATGAACTAATTCGTGAATACCTGGAATACAACAAATACAAATACACATCATCTGTTTTAACTGCAG AATCTGGCCAGCCGGAAGTGCCCTTGGATAGACAGTTTCTTGCCAAAGAGCTGAACATAGTTGAAGATGCAAATGGAAAATCAGT AGAAGAAAGTACGCAGAATACCCATCCAAAAGTGTCTTTGCTGAAATATCCAAAGCAGAACCTTGGCAAACTACCTGCTGAGAGAAATCAAAAAG atgGAATTCCAGAACCAGGAAGAATGGCTGGCATGAGCATCGCAGAGCCCCTAGTTTTGCAAAGTATAAACAGATGA